The genomic region gtcacacataGCTTTCCGCTGAGACTAGTCAATAGACTATGTCTGATGAGAACGATGGCCGGGTGTTTGATGGCCAGGGGTTTAATTGCCGGGGGATTGATGGCCGGGGATTTTATGGCTGGGTGTTTAATGGCCGGGTGTTTGATTGCCGGGGGTTTGATGGCTGGGGGTTTAATGGCCGGGTGTTTGATTGCCGGGGGTTTGATGGCTGGGGGTTTAATGGCCGGGAGTTTGATGGCCAGGGGTTTAATAGCCGGGAGTTTGATGGCCGGGAGGTTGATGGCCAGAAGTTTGATGGCGGGGGTTTGATGGCTGGGGGTTTAATGGCCGGGAGTTTGATGGCTGGGGGTTTAATGGCCGGGAGTTTGATGGCCAGGGGTTTAATGGCCGGGAGGTTGATGGCCTGGGGTTTAATGGCCGGGAGGTTGAAGGCCAGGGGTTTAATGGCCGGGAGAATGAAGGCCAGGGGCTTAATGGCCGGGAGATTGAAGGCCGGGAGTTTGATGGCCGGAAGTTTGATGGCCGAGGGTTTGATGGCCTGGGGTTTGATGGCCGGGTGATTATTGACCGGGGGTTTGAAGTCCTGGGGTTTAATGGCCGGGGGTTTAATGGCCGGGGGTTTGATGGCCAGGGATTTAATGGCCGGGAGTTTCATGGCCGGGGGTTTAATGGCTGGGAGACTGATGGCCGGGAGACTGATGGCCGGGGGTTTAATGGCCGGGGGTTTAATGGCCGGGAGGTTGATGGCCGGAAGTTTGATGGCCGGGGATTTGATTGCTTGGGGATTGATGACAAGGGGTTTAATGGCCGGGAGGTTGATGGCCGGGTAATTAAAGGCCGGGGGTTTGATGGCCGGGAGTTTAATGACCGGGTGACTTATGGCCGGGGATTTGATGGCCGGGGGTTTGAAGGCCGGGAGTTTAATGGCCGGGTGACTTATGGCCGGGGTTTGAAGGCCCGGGGGTTTAATGGCCGGGAGTTTTAAGGCCGGGAGTTTGATGGCCGGGGGTTTGATGGTAGGGGTTTGAAGGCCCGGGGTTTGAAGGCCCGGGGGTTTAATGGCCGGGAGTTTGATGGCCGGGGGTTTGATGGCCGGAAGTTTTAAGGCCGGGAGTTTGATGGCCGGGAGTTTGATGGCCGGGGGTTTGATGGCCGGGTGACTTATGGTAGGGGTTTGAAGGCCCGGGGTTTGAAGGCCCGGGGGTTTAATGGCCGGGAGTTTGATGGCCGGGGGTTTGATGGCCGGAAGTTTTAAGGCCGGGAGTTTGATGGCCGGGAGTTTGATGGCCGGGGGTTTATTGGCCGGAAGTTTTAAGGCCGGGAGTTTGATGGCCGGCGGTTTGATGGCCGGAAGTTTGATGGCCAGGTGTTTGATGGCCAGGGGTTTGATGGCCGGAAGTTTGATGGCCAGGTGTTTGATGGCCGGGGGTTTGATGGCCGGAAGTTTGATGGCCAGGTGTTTGATGGCCGGGGGTTTGATGGCCGGGAGTTTGATGGCCGGGGGTTTGATGGCCAGGGGTTTAATGGCCGGGAGTTTGATGGCCGGGGGTTTAATGGCCGGGAGTTTGATGGCCGGAATTTTGATGGCCGGGGGTTTGATGGCCGGGGGTTTGATGGCCGGGAGTTTGATGGCCGGGGGTTTGATGGCCGGGGGTTTAATGGCCGGGAGTTTGATGGCCGGGGGTTTGATGGCCGGGGGTTTGATGGCCGGGAGTTTGATGGCCAGGTGTTTGTAATCGCCAGAGTAAAGCTCTTTTGGCCTTCAGCACTGCTCTAGGGCTGGCTTCCCAGCATGCACAGGATTTTCTAGTATGCGCAAACACACTGCCCATTTCACAACTGTGACTGCTCTCAGGGTGACTGGGAGGCGATCACGGTCCGAGCAAGgtatgtgtttatatgtgtgtgtcttgGTCCGCATCTCTCACTATGACTAGCAGACGACTGATACAGAACAAGGGCACGCTGGGGTCTCACCTTTACAACTAAAAGTGATCTCTGACTGGGAACCCCTGCATGGAAACAGCATGTGCCTAATTAACAACCGAAAGGTCAAATAGGGGCCCACATTCTGGAAGGTAAAGCACTGCATGTTGCCCCTTTCAGCCCTAACTTTACTATACCATGGTGTCTGTTGGTTACAGCTGTTTTTCTCAAACCCTTTCACCCTTTCAGTCAGAGCTCTCCTGGGGTTCTGTTCTTTCAGCActgtggtgtgtgcgtgcgtgtgtgcgtgtgtgtgtgtttgtgtgtttgtgtgtgtgtgtgtgtgtgtgtgtgtgtttgtgtaacatGCCCTATTTCTCCCCTTGTTAGTCGGATGGAGGCCTTTCTTCTCAGACAACCACTGCAGGGGTTGTGGTTGTGGAAATGTCAGGTAATTGATTTCTGGTTGGCATGTTTTTGCTAAACACAATACAATCCCCTGATGGAGGGAAAagtcaactagctctcacagccTCAGAATCAGATGTTTATATTTCGCAAACGTTTCAAAGTCGTTGCAAATGTTcatttccatttgttttttaaggttaaggttaggcatgaactcgtaaggttagacattaactctgaatggttaaggtacgagttaaggtttgggaaaggGTTATGCATGGTTtatttaagggttaaggtttggcataGGCTTTAACCTCTTGGATAtaggggcgctattttaatttttggatgaaaaacgttcccgttttaaacaagatattttgtcacgaaaagatgcttgactctgacacagctttggaaagaaaacactctgacgtttccaaaactgcaaagatattgtctgtgagtgtcacagaactgatgttacaggagAAActcagataaaaatccaatcaggaagtgccgcatttttttaaaccgcctcatgccaatgactccttatatggctgtgaatgagctacgaatgagcttacgttttccacgcattccccaaggtgtctacagcattgtgacgtctttttaggcatttccattggagaatggctgtaagggaccatatatagcgaGTGGTCTCCcggagaaaatcttgcgtaaaatactgaggtagccatttttccaatcgcttcttatgagaaaccaattgcctcgacggatatattatcgaatacatatgttaaaaacaccttgaggatggatcctaaacaacgtttgccgtgtttcggTCAATATTATAGAGCAAAGtttgaaaaaagtttgccgtTATATTTtcagtcgatttctcagccaagcaggatgaacaaacgggagctttttcgcctacaaaaatattatttttggaaaaaaggaacatttgctatctaactgggagtctcctgagtgaaagcatctgaagttcttcaaaggtaaattatttaatttggttgcttttcttattttcgtgaaaatatTGCCTGCTGCCAggagagcctagcatagcattatgccatgataaagttacacaaatgcttgtctagcatcgtctgtaacgcatattttgaaaatctgagatgacagtgttgttaacaaaaggctaagcttgtgtttgaatatatttatttcatttcatttgcgattttcatgaataggaaaagttgcgtttgaggctatgattacgctcccggatacgggattgctagtcgcaagaagtttaaaacaaaaatctcaaaaccAGCTTTCCATTGCTTGATTTAAATTTGCGACCTTTGGTATCAGAGGC from Oncorhynchus kisutch isolate 150728-3 linkage group LG5, Okis_V2, whole genome shotgun sequence harbors:
- the LOC116374124 gene encoding proline-rich extensin-like protein EPR1, whose amino-acid sequence is MLFPCRGSQSEITFSCKELYSGDYKHLAIKLPAIKPPAIKPPAIKLPAIKPPAIKPPAIKLPAIKPPAIKPPAIKIPAIKLPAIKPPAIKLPAIKPLAIKPPAIKLPAIKPPAIKHLAIKLPAIKPPAIKHLAIKLPAIKPLAIKHLAIKLPAIKPPAIKLPALKLPANKPPAIKLPAIKLPALKLPAIKPPAIKLPAIKPPGLQTPGLQTPTISHPAIKPPAIKLPAIKLPALKLPAIKPPAIKLPAIKPPGLQTPGLQTPTIKPPAIKLPALKLPAIKPPGLQTPAISHPAIKLPAFKPPAIKSPAISHPVIKLPAIKPPAFNYPAINLPAIKPLVINPQAIKSPAIKLPAINLPAIKPPAIKPPAISLPAISLPAIKPPAMKLPAIKSLAIKPPAIKPPAIKPQDFKPPVNNHPAIKPQAIKPSAIKLPAIKLPAFNLPAIKPLAFILPAIKPLAFNLPAIKPQAINLPAIKPLAIKLPAIKPPAIKLPAIKPPAIKPPPSNFWPSTSRPSNSRLLNPWPSNSRPLNPQPSNPRQSNTRPLNPQPSNPRQSNTRPLNTQP